From Haemorhous mexicanus isolate bHaeMex1 chromosome 1, bHaeMex1.pri, whole genome shotgun sequence, one genomic window encodes:
- the MAFA gene encoding transcription factor MafA, with protein MASELAMSAELPTSPLAIEYVNDFDLMKFEVKKEPAEAERLCHRLPAGSLSSTPLSTPCSSVPSSPSFCAPSPGGQPAPGPPATTAASLGSKQQLEELYWMSGYQHHLNPEALNLTPEDAVEALIGAPHHHHHHHQGYEPFRPQPFGGEELPPAAHHHPGHHHHHHHHLRLEDRFSDDQLVSMSVRELNRQLRGFSKEEVIRLKQKRRTLKNRGYAQSCRYKRVQQRHILENEKCQLQSQVEQLKQEVTRLAKERDLYKEKYEKLAGRGFPREPSPSAAPKATADFFM; from the coding sequence ATGGCCTCGGAGCTGGCCATGAGCGCGGAGCTGCCCACGAGCCCCCTCGCCATCGAGTACGTGAACGATTTCGACCTGATGAAGTTCGAGGTGAAGAAGGAGCCGGCGGAGGCGGAGCGGCTGTGCCACCGTCTGCCCGCCGGGTCCCTGTCGTCCACCCCGCTCAGCACGCCCTGCTCCTCCGTGCCTTCCTCGCCCAGCTTCTGCGCTCCCAGCCCCGGTGGGCAACCGGCCCCCGGCCCCCCGGCTACCACCGCGGCTTCCCTGGGCTCcaaacagcagctggaggagctgtaCTGGATGTCGGGTTACCAGCATCACCTCAACCCCGAAGCTCTCAACCTGACGCCGGAGGACGCGGTGGAGGCGTTGATCGGTGCCcctcaccatcatcatcatcaccaccaAGGGTACGAGCCCTTCCGACCTCAGCCCTTCGGGGGTGAGGAGCTGCCGCCGGCCGCCCATCACCATCCCGgccatcaccatcatcatcatcaccacctACGCCTGGAGGACCGGTTCTCCGACGATCAGCTGGTGAGTATGTCCGTGCGGGAGCTGAACCGGCAGCTGCGGGGCTTCAGCAAGGAGGAGGTGATCCGCCTCAAGCAGAAGAGGAGGACCTTGAAGAACCGGGGCTACGCTCAGTCCTGCCGCTACAAGCGGGTCCAGCAACGGCACATCTTGGAGAACGAGAAATGCCAACTGCAGAGCCAGGTGGAGCAGCTCAAGCAGGAGGTGACCCGCTTGGCCAAGGAAAGGGATCTgtacaaagaaaaatatgagaAGTTGGCCGGCCGGGGCTTCCCGCGGGAGCCCTCCCCATCCGCCGCCCCGAAAGCCACCGCTGACTTCTTCATGTGA